The following proteins are encoded in a genomic region of Phragmites australis chromosome 9, lpPhrAust1.1, whole genome shotgun sequence:
- the LOC133928406 gene encoding RNA-binding protein Y14A-like: MAAVTNADVEVVDFDSDDDDLMDEEVAEPSLAPAPRLRSTIAGGGGGDDAPRKTKGRGFREDPNSSSAPHDTRFAAGGRADFDSLGSDGGPGPVRSIEGWIVLVTGVHEEAQEDDLHNAFREFGQVKNLHLNLDRRTGFVKGYALIEYENFEEAQAAIKTLDGSELVSQIISVDWAFSNGPAKRRNTRKRSPRARRSRSPARRRY, encoded by the exons ATGGCGGCGGTGACGAACGCCGATGTGGAGGTGGTGGACTTCGACTCCGATGACGACGACCTCATGGATGAGGAAGTCGCGGAGCCCTCGCTGGCCCCGGCCCCCCGCTTAAGATCCACCatcgcaggcggcggcggcggcgacgacgcgCCGCGTAAGACCAAGGGCCGCGGCTTCCGCGAGGACCCCAACTCCTCCTCCGCCCCCCACGACACACGGTTTGCGGCGGGGGGCCGCGCTGACTTCGACTCCCTCGGCTCCGATGGCGGCCCCGGCCCCGTCCGCT CAATTGAAGGATGGATTGTACTGGTCACTGGAGTTCATGAAGAAGCACAAGAAGATGACCTTCACAATGCTTTCCGGGAATTTGGGCAAGTCAAAAACCTGCATTTGAATTTAGACCGTCGTACTGGATTTGTCAAG GGGTACGCATTGATCGAATACGAGAACTTTGAAGAAGCTCAGGCTGCAATAAAAACACTGGATGGAAGTGAGCTTGTTAGTCAAATAATAAGTGTTGATTGGGCATTTAGTAATGGCCCTGCCAAGCGCAGAAATACTCGGAAAAG ATCACCTAGAGCTCGTCGCTCCAGGAGCCCAGCCAGGAGAAGATACTGA
- the LOC133928405 gene encoding uncharacterized protein LOC133928405 isoform X1: MASATMEPRIGRVDEEEEEEQQHDRVDGDGDSGVMAREVSKRVSRLAVAGGQADDKAGHERGAYKIGGGGGVRSAKLEDSDVVHGRRSAGGRTLPPPHAWLAIEDTKKHYDSDPEEKWMRLLRGGSSAGAGTGRQQRRSSFSVVRRERAAREACLDRAWEMKRNWHERNGGAPDADTPVVVVVGKGPASPSSQAGAVGGGGVAMDMEEVRACRDLGLELPSDCTVEIQCYGLSGGGSPTHTASSGADTPCDISSPAGVDPMDVKARLKVWAQAVALASTTHLGS; this comes from the exons ATGGCAAGCGCGACGATGGAGCCACGGATTGGCCGtgtcgatgaggaggaggaggaggagcagcagcatgACCGTGTTGACGGTGATGGTGACAGCGGCGTCATGGCGAGGGAGGTGAGCAAACGGGTGTCACGCCTGGCCGTCGCGGGAGGTCAGGCCGACGACAAGGCCGGCCATGAACGAGGCGCTTATAAGAtaggcggcggtggtggcgtcAGGTCAGCGAAACTGGAGGATTCGGACGTGGTGCACGGCCGGCGCTCTGCGGGCGGGCggacgctgccgccgccgcacgcGTGGCTAGCTATCGAGGACACGAAGAAGCACTACGACAGCGACCCGGAGGAGAAGTGGATGCGACTGCTGCGTGGAGGCAGCAGCGCCGGGGCCGGCACCGGCAGGCAGCAACGGCGGAGCAGCTTCAGCGTGGTCCGTCGTGAGCGCGCGGCGCGGGAGGCGTGTCTGGACCGCGCGTGGGAGATGAAGAGGAACTGGCACGAGCGGAACGGCGGCGCGCCCGACGCGGACACCCCCGTGGTCGTGGTGGTGGGGAAGGGCCCCGCCTCGCCGTCCTCCCAGGCGGGggcggtcggcggcggcggcgtggccaTGGACATGGAGGAGGTGCGGGCGTGCAGGGACCTCGGCCTGGAGCTGCCGTCCGACTGCACCGTGGAGATACAGTGCTACGGGCTCTCTGGCGGCGGCAGCCCCACCCACACCGCCAGCAGCGGCGCCGACACCCCCTGCGACATCTCCAGCCCCG CAGGTGTGGATCCGATGGACGTGAAGGCGCGGCTCAAGGTGTGGGCGCAGGCGGTGGCGCTGGCATCGACCACCCATCTCGGAtcttga
- the LOC133928405 gene encoding uncharacterized protein LOC133928405 isoform X2, producing the protein MASATMEPRIGRVDEEEEEEQQHDRVDGDGDSGVMAREVSKRVSRLAVAGGQADDKAGHERGAYKIGGGGGVRSAKLEDSDVVHGRRSAGGRTLPPPHAWLAIEDTKKHYDSDPEEKWMRLLRGGSSAGAGTGRQQRRSSFSVVRRERAAREACLDRAWEMKRNWHERNGGAPDADTPVVVVVGKGPASPSSQAGAVGGGGVAMDMEEVRACRDLGLELPSDCTVEIQCYGLSGGGSPTHTASSGADTPCDISSPGVDPMDVKARLKVWAQAVALASTTHLGS; encoded by the exons ATGGCAAGCGCGACGATGGAGCCACGGATTGGCCGtgtcgatgaggaggaggaggaggagcagcagcatgACCGTGTTGACGGTGATGGTGACAGCGGCGTCATGGCGAGGGAGGTGAGCAAACGGGTGTCACGCCTGGCCGTCGCGGGAGGTCAGGCCGACGACAAGGCCGGCCATGAACGAGGCGCTTATAAGAtaggcggcggtggtggcgtcAGGTCAGCGAAACTGGAGGATTCGGACGTGGTGCACGGCCGGCGCTCTGCGGGCGGGCggacgctgccgccgccgcacgcGTGGCTAGCTATCGAGGACACGAAGAAGCACTACGACAGCGACCCGGAGGAGAAGTGGATGCGACTGCTGCGTGGAGGCAGCAGCGCCGGGGCCGGCACCGGCAGGCAGCAACGGCGGAGCAGCTTCAGCGTGGTCCGTCGTGAGCGCGCGGCGCGGGAGGCGTGTCTGGACCGCGCGTGGGAGATGAAGAGGAACTGGCACGAGCGGAACGGCGGCGCGCCCGACGCGGACACCCCCGTGGTCGTGGTGGTGGGGAAGGGCCCCGCCTCGCCGTCCTCCCAGGCGGGggcggtcggcggcggcggcgtggccaTGGACATGGAGGAGGTGCGGGCGTGCAGGGACCTCGGCCTGGAGCTGCCGTCCGACTGCACCGTGGAGATACAGTGCTACGGGCTCTCTGGCGGCGGCAGCCCCACCCACACCGCCAGCAGCGGCGCCGACACCCCCTGCGACATCTCCAGCCCCG GTGTGGATCCGATGGACGTGAAGGCGCGGCTCAAGGTGTGGGCGCAGGCGGTGGCGCTGGCATCGACCACCCATCTCGGAtcttga